In the genome of Rhopalosiphum padi isolate XX-2018 chromosome 1, ASM2088224v1, whole genome shotgun sequence, the window aattggtatatgtcttgaaatcaatttttgttttttagaataCAATTCAAAAATCATGAAGAGAATGGAATTGAACCGATAGTTTTTGCTGAATTCATAATAACATCTGGCTTAGTATTGATGGATAATTTAAAGTGGATGACATTCCACAGTAGTTTTGATTTTGGTTACTTGGTTAAAGTGTTAACTGATGAAAAACTTCCACAGGAAGAGTCTGAGTTCTTTGAGATGTTTTCTCTGTATTTCCCCTGTGTGTATGATATCAAATACCTAATGAAGAGCTGTAAAAATTTAAAGGGTGGTCTGCAAGAAGTGGCTGATCAACTGGAATTGAAGCGTATTGGGCCTCAACATCAGGCTGGTAGCGATTCCTTATTAACAGGCATGGCCTTTTTTAAAATCAGAGATATGTACTTTGAAGGAATGATCGACAGTAAAAAATACTGTGGTCATTTATACGGCTTGGGTATTACCACTTTGAACAATGGTCAATTTCGATATGATAATGAAGGgccatttaatttgtaaatgaaacttatatattttgttcctttagtcattgttttttttttttatatatatctataataataatattaatattgttaatttcaaattgaaatatccaagttaaaatattttgtctgctatttatttattttgtataagtttTGTATTCACCAATTATGAACAAAgttagaaaaattattgaaatatctttagtttagaataattatattagaaaaaaaaaatgaaaatggtaaatttaataCCTTTATACTTCTTTTgaaaagtacttaaaaataatatatacattttgttaacttaaggaaataaaagaatatattagttataatgagaatattgatttttatagatttttgttgtttatataatttattttcagtaaGATAATCTTTGTCACGAGGTTAGGTTAGATATCCAATAAATGCATAAAATCTATTACAAGTTTTCTCATAAGTTAttcttatagaaattaaaaatatcaaaaaacataagtaatcctttttatttataagtgtagaagttaaatttttttaaaaaatactgtaaatatgtatattatttacagtagttaaaaatgcatataattttgtattttaccataaaatcatataatgtttgaaaatgtaatatctgATTCCTCATATCATATTACCTATTGGAAACTAAGAAAAATAGTTTAGCATACATATACtgaatacttacattttatgtGAGtgattgaagttaaaatttcaacatcttattataattaatgatcattgagatgtataaacataattataactaatttttatagtttaaaataagaatagaatccaaaaatgttatgttgttatccacaaaattatgttttataatttattaaaaatattttatttaaataagttatttcaggtagataaataaatatttataaattgagtaactaatttattttatgtgctttaaaataataacgtataggtttttaagtttattaggaAGTGGATATGAATGTATGATACTATATACAGGGTAtaacaggactatttaacaaatatagtaatatttgtaATGGAAATTTGTCAAGTAGTCTAGTTACACCTTATATACTGTTATTGGTTGGTTATTACTAGAGCATGGATTTCTATGCAGTTGCATATTTTTGGATTATTGTCAGTAATTTTTGTGAATCATAAcagtttgaaatttttttttgcatatttctgtATATTTAATGGCTATTGTATATTgaagtgaaaattaaaaaaaaaaaatattatgcatgagTTTATTGTcaagtaaaaatcaaaaatatattttgtaggcaataattagtaatataaatatgataaacttgtatgtataaataaaatatatttattaagtccCTACCTACAATATCTAGTTTCTTTAAAAATGCCCAAATAATTTCAGTTGATATCAAATATGTTAACAGATAAACGCCACAGCTTTGTGACGCTTTAAAAACTGGAAATATATAGGTCgttcattttaattatcaatacaattttaagaatataataatttattcaaaaatccttaaatttgttttttcatttaagtatatatcttattaattattatgagttgttaaatttgtaaatcaaataataattgtgcatttttttttaccataattcattacaaaaaaaatgttgttttaaatattattatatggaataTTTAGTGCATAAAAATCCTTGCTCTgtagttattagtaataacttattgcttattaattattacttgttattaatatcatatgttatgcatctatatataaattataaatcatacaattaatgtgtatcaaataatatattatgtaataatataaatatctataagtatatatttttattacaagaaAAATGAGTACctgtgtataaaataacaaatgcaaaaaaaagtactttaaaactatttttagttaagaaaaacaacaaattatgtAGCTACtctataatttaaagaaaattaatattaaattaaacatattaaatctaaattcaGCTAAAgtcataattatgtatattttataggtatatataaattgtatataaattgaatCTAAGACTaccaaatatgttaaaatattaaaagcaatttattaatttattttttaaacagtaaactatacaatttgaagtttaattatatatattaaataataataatatattttttaatattacatattagtatattactattattacctatttggtatgtttaatgtttattgataatataaaatgtgtcaATATTTCACGAGTACGATTAGCATTTAGCAATAACGttctttatcattttttaaaattatatatattttatagaaaagaaCAATGTAaacagaaaaaatttaaaaacaaattaataatcgccataatattataatagtaaaacgaactaacaaaaattaaaatcattatatgcaaatgcaactatatatattattataacaataataataataataataataataataataataataatacgagttatacaactttaaaaataataacacagcgTAAATTGATATGCTTGACTGCTTAAAAATacccaaataaaatatacgcaCACGTAACAATGAAATATTGTGTTTTCCATAACGCTCAATGTGCCACTAAACTTTGATTACAATTtgcaatttacaaatatacccgttgatccattattataatgttgataaacaatattgaaTTACAACCATTCAATGGCATTATTCGCAAAACAATATAACTACACAAAGGCACTTATATATTACGATTATGATTTAAATGTCGATCTTgttgtttttgtatataaaaaagaagaaaagCGTAATTAgctatgttaataatatagcgtaataatatagtaggtacctacctaaaaaaaaatataaatattaaatataggttgTTCATTATACAATTAGCCAATAGGCATTATAAAACGCATGATGATTTTGTTTATAGCTACAATGGTGTTAGAAtccctttttttataaataagaatgaCGTacactaatgagtaatgattgCAAATTGTATGGTAGTGTAAAATCGAGTtcgctaaatatatatatatatatataggtatgtattacgccataataacaaattgtaaataggtacaaatcctaaacgattaaaatattagactataaaaatgaaaacgagATAGTTACTTTtctaatagtttaatacaaaatataatacattttagttcagctacctaataatatattatacgaatgaattgtaaattgttttgtaGTAAATGGTACCTACCTACCGGTTACCTAGACACAAAGATGAATATGGCAGGTATAGGTTTgtagtaggtacttacctatatggctaaattttaatttaatcaaattaattgttatacttgattatttttataaacgagctattattggttatttttcaaaatttttttatttttttctagttattactttttttgtatagatataaaaatgattttttacacCTTCCAGAACTTGATtagcaaaatgtattattaaatatattatgtaagtaggtatatgaaaaaaaaattaatcaataatgaaTATAGTTATATCTACTTATTTTGCAAACAcgattatttttagataattatttaaaaaaaatcaatcaatagTTTGCCAAAGTAACATTTCGttgtgaatttaatattttgctcATAGTTTTTTTAACAACCGGGTaggtaatttaatgatattaaaatcaacgaattacatttaattgcttGGCTGCACTGATAtggtttttgtttataacttgTTAAAACAGAACAAATAAACTCGTCAGTTATACGTATAActgtttgtttattgtttacaatatatattttatatttgacaaATAAATTGGGTTTTACTGGAATTGGATATTACTGATATTAGCAATACTTGTATaggtaatttcaaaaattaatattatgtcatcaCTAGTTGACGGAGTACACAGAACAGATAAATATTCCATATAATACGATCATCCAACTAGCTACTAGCATAAACATATTGCACTCTTGCAGTAAccaataaccatattatttatatactattgtatatgCATACCAATGGGCCTAATCTAACTCAATTTTTATCATCAAATTAAACCTAACATAGATTGAAATAAATAGGAATATGACAAATGAAAgccaaataaaatgtaatttctcGAAACATGAAAATCAAATTATCATGATGGCAAAATCGTGAATTTCtaaatcgtattaaaatatataattttgatataatgttTGTCAATTTTGGAAGGGAATATAAACTATTCACGTATAGATTATAGAATAACtatcatattgttattgtgGTAGCCGTACAGAAATTACGACGACTACGACCTCCAAAGCACGCTTCATAAGTTAACCTATATAGTCACTACAtcagatttttaatgattaaaaaaatagattaatatagctattttataatgttgaatGATATATTTCATAAGAGTACACAGTACATTAAGCAGAATAGTGTGTACACAACGGTTATATAGGTAAGTCCAATTTCAAAAAGTTACTTTTCAATAGATATCTAGGTATACAGGAGAgacagttaataatttattaattattattatttcatatcttaaaatttacctacaaaataatacaGGTAAGAAAACGcacatttacttttataattgtctagAATGTATTACTGCATATTGTTggtgtattattgaaaataattttgtatgcctatcatattgtaatttttgtatcTAGTTagctgaataaataataaataaataagtttaaatattttttgtaacagcggaaaatagaaataatataacttagaataactctaatttttattataaatttattagtattcttaacatttatttagttgtttgatttatttaatcttgtattgaaaaaaattgattatgattaacgagtataatattatatgtttattgtttatataggtaggtaggtaccaatctaaaatataaaaatatttacattttaaataaataagtcatAAGTGTTACACCTATACAATAAagcgttttattaataattcaatgacAATGTTCTTTTAAGTTTGATTTTAATACGATTCATATTATTGTTCattagaaacaaaataattatgaaaatataagacATGATGAAACAAATTGTAATACCTACCTAACTATTTAAACCGTTAGTGAATCCAAGTAAATTTAACGGCATACACAGAAGTGGTatagcaatattaaattttgaaattatacacTTGATTACATGGCTTAAATAgggtataaaaaatgaaaactacctattatatatttaatgaatttttgaatatgttttgtttttctataaattatttaataatataaaagccaAGAGGCTGTAATACCAGTTCTGGAAtagtcaattttataatttttaaattataatgtattcaaaatattataatacatgcaatatgtaatatttatgcatACAAATTAGTGTTAATTATATGAATGCAGGCGCGAACGCAGGAGGGGGTTTTGGGTGTTTGAACCTCCTCCGAAATATCaggaacaaaaaattaattacctgaCCTATAAATGAATAGTATGacatttatgaacatttttcaaCCCCtcccccccgaaattttttccTACGTTCACGCCTATATGAATgtatagttttaagttttaaattataaacttgtattgattttaatttaattaatcgttCACAAGAATTTTGATGatatttactgtataatatattgatacaaactaatattttaaaaagtacctaCAATGCAATCTGCGTCAAgaagatgataaaaaaaatacataatttgtgtCACACACAAAATgtgatttatgtataatgtggCATGTGCGCCGCGACtgataaagaatattttagaCGTATAATTTACGACACGGGGTGCATGTAAATTTTATAGCTGTTGACCTTTTAGAGTCAAAAGTTCATTTTTCTTAAGTGATTTCTCGTGTTTTGAACGCACGTGGCTCCACAAATCGAATACCATGTTATATTCCTCGAATTTCTGTGAAATGCCAAGTAAGGTAGGTCATTgggtaaaaaaataaagcttGTTGTAAAACACGTACCTTGGTGTAACAATAAGacagtatgaaaaataatttgtattatatgtgataattaaatagaattaattaataaggtTATGGTACACGTATTGTGTCGTTTAACGTATATTTACCTAGACGAAATTACGAATATTGctgtaatgatttaaaaattaaggacatcatattatgtttattgtaagTATCTAGCCACGAGCCACATAGGTACAAAGAAAAATTACAGTTTAGTTaggtatgaattataaattatgtatattgctAAGTTGATTTTGTCGTATTACATGAATGTTCAAGTATTCGTATTATTTATCCTCAAACAGCGCAAATTGCATTTATGGGTAGGTACTGTAGGTACTAATAGcaatattggtaaaaaaataagaaattaataccatttattattattattactagtattattattattattttttatataataatcaatattgtatagtactattatacctacttattgtttttattaaaaatttacattttattttaaacaaatgaataaaaattagtgTTAACATCTAATCTTTATTACTTACGTAACAGAGTAGGTACAGTTTACAACGTATTAAAGAATCTCTTGGTGAGTGACTATATTTtgcatacaaatttttaaataaaaaaattgaaatttaatataaactataagttGGAAATGAGCCCATTTCTCGAACTCCAAACTTTTACTGAAGGAATATTTtggtaaacaattataattataacgtaaaaataaaatcaaaaatatggaaaataggtatagtttatgttgttttatattagcttagtataatattatataagtacaaataCAGGATGTATAGTGGTGATGCATTTGTTGACAAGTAGTTATTCTGTAATTTTCCTTATTTATGGTTTTTCCAAATAAGATAATATCTATTGAATCTTTGAAAGAATTGgatgtaaaaatatacactaGACCCTGTACGTGAATTTTACGTAGTATTTGGTTggtaaatgtatacattttaaacaaagcGTGAATAAGgcggtaattaattatttaaaaaaagtctaaAATCTAATCCTgacgtgttaaaaaaaaaaagtagtatttAGAATGATTTCtgttatagttttatttgtacCTACACGTATGTGTATCTTAAGTTACAGCATCGTTTTGAAATGGTTAAAAGATCCAgacgtacacaatataatatacaaggttCTGATTGTCCGAAATTATTAACAGATCGAAATAgcgttattaataaaatcttcATCTATAAATAACggaatatatacctatttatataaattattattgagctatgatgataaatgaaaaaataaccaATAGAAATTGTAATGATTTCGTATcggatcaattattattattctattagaatactgtatacttgtataattagcatatctataatattagtataataaaacattttgaaaagaGCCTATGTTTTACCTGTATATTTTGCAACAGTTGcctataagttaatataatttttttatggtcCACGGCTATGCGACTATTTTTACACGAATATGATCAAACATTTCGGTTAGGCGCGTTTgatctttatattaaatttttttacgataCTCATTTGAGAAATATAACGTTACGGCGAAATGTACCAAGATATGTATATCTACGTCTTATCGTAACAGATAAactttaatgacattttttgttgtttttagtaTCGTTCGTAAAACTGACGAACCaaaaaataaagtacctatcatatttggatgataaatattttttaaaactatggtAAGTAAGCACTTCCACGTTTCATTAatcatataaatgttatacaataagaatacatactaaaaaaaaaaaaaaaaaattgttactacATGTCCAAGAGActattgttaataattgataCTTTCAAACAGTAAGACAGTAAAATGTATGATACTTCATACAggcgcaatattataataatattatactgtatgcgtataataatttaaaatcctaaaaaagttacttattatctaataaaataaaaataaataaatagtaatacaataaaaataaacagataaatGCTACTAAATTATCACATGAGTATATGACACATTGGTGTAAATttacaatcaaataaaatacgTGAATTATACCTCGAAGTCTACAATATCCGTGTAGTTCACCTACCCGTAACTTAAACCGTTATGTACCTATGCACTTAGTTAATGAGGTCAATGCGTTCAATGCGTTGATATACAACTGTCGTTCGATAACTTCTGCAGTATACCATCACAAAAACACTGTACGCCAACCGCCAACCCCCAACCATTTACCGGCATACCTAATACTCgatagtattatacttattatatttgatatcatttatttatctgTTCCTATTGggtaaaaaatgttgaaaaaataaatctcaAACAACGGacaaaaaaaatcttcataCCTATGTAATACATCGACATTGTGGTAATTTATTAAACTCACTACAGGCCATTatatagatgatattattattattaatataatatatataatattgtattaggtTTAAATTTCCTTACCAAATTTTTAAACAGGTTGCATTATATTCCAGTTGACATTTTTCTGGAGGTAATTTTCTgctttgataattaaaatttttttttcttcgagTGAGTTTTGAAAGTATATCTCTTGTAATCCTAAAATATGACTTTATTGTTACACGAGAATTTATGTTATCCACATTaccaaaataatttagaaattcaaTGCCAACGTTACAGTTAAGAAATCTTtgtaaatgttttgaataataaaataggtgcaaaatattaaacaatattcatgtttctaattttcttaattataaacatgttttattttacttaattaatcGTATTCTAATGGGTTttcttattgtattttttgttaaaagaattaaaatggTATGCTAATAtcgtatcaatatttaataatatttttacgttttaaagaattttttttgtcCGTGATATGAGATTTTTTTCCTCAAgcctaaattattttgtttctagATCTAGATTAACTTCATTGGACCCCTGAATTTATTAGTCCAATGTAAAGTTGTAAACAATACCGGTATTGatcgtatttaaaataacattatatcaaattattattatattgctatatttaaACGTTGAGCTTCTTGAGCCAtccgtataatacataataatatgcctatTGGGACCAATGGCTTGGATGACTAGTGTAATGAATGAAGAAGAATATCAGAAACACTGCATATGCCGTAGGAAATGTGATGCGGGCGATAACGTCGATGGTCTTGGCGATCCGTATCGGGTGTGGTGGCATTTTACGTTTGTTGCCGCCATTGCTTCTAATATTTTGTTCCtcctgataaaaaataaaaattaataccaatattataatttaactgttCGAATAGTTAGTTATagacatgatataatttatttttaaatttattattgtattactacttattacattgtacaaataaattcatttttttttaaaattttatgatgggtttgaaatcattataatataggtattaggtacgtattgtgttatttttttgttgatattttttcaaGTAGGAGTACTAAAAAAGTGCTGTGTTATAGTGCTCTTGATGGAAAATTGAGTGCAGCTGGTATGATACCAAAACTCTTTTAcatagaaatgtattattaaatatttttatttattttaaaatttaatttttactgctTAATGCGAGGCGAGAGTGGTATTAAATCTGGAcatcagtttttaaattttgagctcAATAGACGAAAGCTTTAATGGAAATTTGGATTATATGTATTCTATGCtgttttgaaactttttttaaaataaaaacaataacgtagaaggatatttcatataaatttcggtattaataataggtaatagtgtAAGGACTCTGGAATGAATGTCATATGGACTCCAGGACTCTGCGGCCCAAGGTTTATAAACTGCTAGACTAATCCTATATAGGTATCCCGTAGAATAACAATGTTGTGTTTTAGTTTAAGATTGTAAAATGAGtatgaagtaataaaaataaaaatctcttaAGTAAAGTTTAAGTTtcattttcaaatgaaaaactATCGGTCCGTAATCTCATTTGgaaataaattagatatattgtattaattattattataaacaaaagttGCAATTTTCTGTCAAAGATAGAGActcatatagtaatatacaagtTGATAAACTAAACTATATTTCAGCCTGAAGTATTGAATTAATGTATGTTGATAGTGCATGTTGATACCTCATAAATTTCtttgtaaatatagtataaataaacctTACacaggtaatataaataataaatagtttattcacCAATACTGGCAATACTAatcatacatgtattatatgtgAATTAACCACGACAtgccatttaataatttaatttaatatagttaattgttgaaaaaatagaACATTATCTTTTGtttagtttaaactttaaattattctaataaacgTTTTTACACGCTTATTGAAAAAGTATACATACTGTTTTTGATGGGCAGGTGTTATGTAATAACGAATGTGTGCATGCCCCTTGCCCACAACTGGAACATTCCCCTTGGGTCTTGTcactctaaattaaaaaaaaagtaatggaatgaatattattactatatacaataatattaactctTGTaggatttcaataaaatgtttgtaaattaaaatatgtattgcatttaaatgattattgaaaaaaatatatatatttataaataggcgtgtaaatacaatatatctacattataattatatttatctacttCATGATCGTATGTATAGTAATAAAGAAGGATaatcatttatagaaaataaatagttatattttaaacggtTAATAGTTACGATAGGTCACTTTTCATAATTCAGAGTATTCAGACTTCTATAATTTCAACTCAATAACAGGGGTATGCCATAGGGGTAAATAATAaagagaagtaaaaatatcgtaTACTTTTTTTGGGAGGGGGAAATACACACTGATCTTTAGCAGTATCTATACAATACTTGGTTACTGATCATTTTACGTATTAGTGTTTCTCTATTTTTCGaaaactaaacaatataatgtaatgtataccgCTGAAACATTGTATCCATTTATTCATGAAATTGTGAAATACTCATATTGCATTTTACAGTTTATTTGGTTAGTAAACGAACAAGATGAAACTGAAATAAAACTCTACTCATCCTTGCAGTTCAGAATAAACcaaccaaaaataaaacaaaaactaacggATTTAATTTAAAGCCATTCACATCCACTTAGCATTTGTAGACGAGTATTACAGGGACGCTGGGtagtaaaaattgttattacaaaGAACTAGATATTCTACTTAAATTTATTGGCTATAGCAAGTGAAAAATACtagacaaaaaattatttttaaaattagaaagtgATGCTGTCAATTGGCCATTACGAGTTGATAATCAAATAAGCCAGTTTATTATGAACgacataatatagaaatatgtttGGCTAAAAACGATTCCCATTCATATGGgtcatacagagtgattcatcaaGGATGCccattcttttttttctttaataatgaagttattcaaaatctaatttcTGGAATTTAAAATACACTTGAAGATCATATTTTcgaatacttaaatttttttgtatcattttAAGATAGTTCGATACCCCGATGacgatataaacttatattttttaaatatgaaccaTCTTTTTTTCTGTAAGTTTTTAagcataggtacattttttttaaatttgatatatttaaataaaaatttgaacgagtGGTTTccaagttattaaaatgtttatatataataaaaataataacccttaaaaatggtttacaaaaatataaattagatttgATATtgaatcttttatttattatacttggaccatttttactaattataacttataaatgttgatagagcattattaatcattaaaatatgttaaaatcacCCGGACGTCAAATCTCTTATCtaacgtatttttttaaatataaacaatgtatCAATTATTAGCACCTAGGTTATTATAGACAcggatttttatcatttatacataaaatttaataactcgaaaattactcgtttgaattattatttagattttagatacataaatctgtactataatttatagaaaaagggAGGTTTCCAATTTGAAAAACAGAGGATAGACTATTCttgagtaataaaaatatcaattattcaaaaatatgatttttaagtgtatttaaaattctaaaaattagattttgaataacacATCATTGAAGGGGAAAGGTGACTGTGACTGAGTCCTTGGTGAAGTAccctgtacctatatattatgagcCCCTTCACAGCGATGGCGATAGTGGTTTTGAATAATGCACACTACAGCCACTGTAAAGGTAGTAGGTCTGACCTTTGTcaaatatattgtgtaccttagaaagtgtataattataattattcctaGCGGGAATATTATATGGAAACATATTGCCTGCCCTTTAAATggaaatagttaattttaaaaccacacagatattgtttaaatgttttatgaaattttatttcatacctaagtgtaatacattttcaagttattgaaaaatattattcaagtaaAATAGATATGAACTAGGTACCTAGTTTAGGGTTTAAGGTtgtgaaaattgtaatattttaagtacctatgaaTATTAGGGCCTTatgaaataattcattattaaaaaaaaacacattactaAAATGTTATGAAGTGTGTTAATCCATagggtttaaattttaaaggtaagatatttttattaataacagcaAGTTAAAATGAATAGCTAATGGttgatgtttataaaataaatcttatttatatttaaaataatattgttagaaCAAtactagttaaaaattaattacctactttatttgaaagatattatattatataatttctattaatattatcatatattagaaataaataaggaaaaaaagtttgaaattttTTCCCTATCAAAATTAATTCCTATTGtagtgaaatttttatttttcactttaatattataggtacctatagg includes:
- the LOC132918187 gene encoding CCR4-NOT transcription complex subunit 7-like, which encodes MSDNNLTLATEVDEQEPELQSWVCPNFGIKDVWAHNLEEEFASIRKLLPKYCYVAMDTEFPGVVARPIGDFKTAADYLYQLLRCNVDLLRIIQLGLSFFDEDGRTPTDQYTTWQFNFKFNLSEDMYAQDSIELLTNSRIQFKNHEENGIEPIVFAEFIITSGLVLMDNLKWMTFHSSFDFGYLVKVLTDEKLPQEESEFFEMFSLYFPCVYDIKYLMKSCKNLKGGLQEVADQLELKRIGPQHQAGSDSLLTGMAFFKIRDMYFEGMIDSKKYCGHLYGLGITTLNNGQFRYDNEGPFNL